From a single Andrena cerasifolii isolate SP2316 chromosome 8, iyAndCera1_principal, whole genome shotgun sequence genomic region:
- the Iscu gene encoding iron-sulfur cluster assembly enzyme yields the protein MSLLRSLPTGLNKTSKLITRSVPAVSYHPNVLDHYENPRNVGSLDKNDSKVGTGLVGAPACGDVMKLQIKVDDNGKIVDAKFKTFGCGSAIASSSLATEWVKGKTVDEALSLKNTDIAKELCLPPVKLHCSMLAEDAIKAALSDYRIKQQAKVNESKSEAGSK from the exons ATGTCTTTGCTGCGCTCGTTGCCTACGGGGCTCAACAAAACCTCGAAATTAATAACTAGAAGCGTTCCGGCTGTCTCTTATCATCCAAAC GTATTGGATCACTATGAGAATCCGAGGAACGTGGGTTCTTTGGATAAGAACGACTCCAAGGTTGGTACGGGCCTCGTGGGCGCACCAGCCTGTGGGGATGTCATGAAGCTGCAGATTAAAGTTGACGACAACGGGAAGATCGTCGATGCTAAGTTCAAAACGTTTGGCTGTGGTTCTGCTATCGCCTCGAGCTCCTTAGCTACGGAATGGGTCAAAGGGAAGACT GTGGACGAGGCACTGTCGCTGAAAAATACCGACATCGCTAAAGAATTGTGCTTACCGCCGGTCAAGCTGCACTGTTCGA TGCTTGCAGAAGATGCAATTAAGGCTGCTTTGTCAGATTATCGCATAAAACAGCAGGCGAAAGTAAACGAGAGTAAGAGCGAAGCTGGTAGTAAGTAA
- the LOC143372355 gene encoding uncharacterized protein LOC143372355 isoform X1 — translation MFVFELPWNAVTRCSKKRQACPINHAQSDGKRRARKRDSRQLKICTEWTQEWTCAKRLRRNKRLDVREVIRGPFSALKLLRTQPLVAISPCRGENANVANAGFSGERHGIPDAWREYIAMRRFCGATEARATQKGPMPCYVSCIATHVLWTELGLPFVQGIPDPWKSESLLQRRSVRCLCQRRTRRNGTRDACNYDGDDEAETERNVKRRHCDGKKDGAQDGEDDSKLRGVEWRMHQKSEDTLKEVKGSRKKYVDQLPLAGKSRFRSKQRKDGEKGKPVDNEKVKERRTRRKGDPSRVKYDDTRPLQKSPDKGNETTKSVQRSPNVVCCNCPLQNYVSPLQGVDTSNYVLCHRCENARREGTRRVDCSGKKIDVCVPDSNKSIKHKAVACEEICKRTRMQKAKQRLDGLMVKNRVETRSTIVCERDLKFICYHCGSPYLRISSNTIDRKACTAVRNQPDKKSGNEKDVKYNRAANCLSKCPKARRQRNNARCNSTNANCTCRESKRFTSKRDHERSPHSTTIEQRNDAGNKNADEIRTENERGDDAAERKGILGIGGKEMGDTRNASTNVYNSITRKEWRRLKRGSTRRNRFYATNGDLAKGECKETPTINRNRDCVNRTRHNNESEDKEWKVECSVTSTTSDEKAGIRRSKYSRSDKNSKHTISDSGEYADGSDNLANVNISVTDQDRLSVTSITFMSRLNNTLSTKRRYGRRGPRRNRRTPLAKGFRRILGTEDQVAKRSASNKPLKLERTANDRNENFPTEACDTLPRFDFNNSKESGQVENLINTGKNSNTRKTRRSYRPRHRMY, via the coding sequence ATGTTTGTCTTCGAACTCCCATGGAACGCAGTGACGAGATGTTCCAAGAAGCGACAAGCCTGCCCTATCAATCATGCTCAGAGCGACGGTAAAAGGAGGGCAAGGAAAAGGGATTCGAGGCAGCTTAAAATCTGCACCGAGTGGACGCAGGAGTGGACCTGCGCTAAACGGCTTCGAAGAAATAAACGCCTGGATGTTCGCGAGGTGATACGCGGCCCATTTTCCGCGCTGAAGTTATTGAGGACGCAGCCCTTGGTTGCGATTTCGCCTTGCCGCGGTGAGAACGCGAATGTCGCGAATGCCGGTTTCAGCGGCGAACGGCACGGTATTCCAGACGCATGGAGGGAATACATAGCCATGAGGAGATTCTGCGGTGCGACGGAGGCACGTGCAACGCAAAAAGGTCCGATGCCATGTTACGTCAGCTGCATCGCCACACACGTGCTGTGGACCGAGCTGGGCCTGCCCTTCGTGCAGGGGATTCCCGATCCATGGAAAAGTGAGTCTCTACTTCAGCGACGATCCGTTAGGTGCTTGTGCCAGCGACGCACCAGAAGAAATGGCACGCGGGACGCGTGCAATTACGACGGAGATGATGAGGCGGAAACAGAGCGCAATGTGAAGAGAAGGCACTGTGACGGTAAAAAGGACGGGGCCCAAGATGGGGAGGATGACTCGAAATTGCGGGGGGTTGAATGGAGGATGCATCAAAAGAGTGAGGACACTTTGAAGGAGGTCAAGGGGAGCAGGAAGAAGTATGTCGATCAGTTACCTCTGGCGGGAAAGTCGAGGTTCAGATCGAAGCAGAGAAAGGATGGAGAAAAAGGAAAGCCCGTGGATAATGAGAAGGTAAAAGAGCGTAGAACTCGACGAAAAGGGGACCCGAGTCGGGTGAAATACGATGACACGAGGCCACTGCAAAAAAGTCCAGATAAAGGAAACGAGACTACGAAAAGCGTTCAAAGGTCCCCCAATGTTGTTTGCTGCAACTGCCCGTTACAAAATTATGTTAGTCCATTGCAAGGGGTGGATACATCAAACTACGTGCTCTGCCATCGTTGCGAGAATGCTCGTCGCGAGGGTACACGAAGGGTAGATTGCTCCGGGAAGAAAATAGACGTCTGCGTACCAGATTCGAACAAGTCTATAAAGCACAAAGCCGTCGCGTGCGAGGAGATTTGCAAGCGGACGCGAATGCAGAAAGCGAAGCAACGGCTCGACGGTCTGATGGTGAAAAATCGTGTCGAAACGAGAAGCACGATAGTCTGCGAGAGAGACTTAAAATTTATCTGCTATCATTGCGGCAGCCCTTATCTGAGGATTTCCTCGAACACTATCGATCGAAAGGCATGTACGGCCGTCCGCAACCAGCCAGACAAGAAGTCTGGAAACGAAAAGGACGTGAAGTATAACAGAGCCGCGAACTGTTTATCGAAATGCCCCAAGGCGCGGAGACAAAGGAATAATGCTCGGTGTAATTCCACGAATGCCAATTGCACGTGCCGGGAGAGCAAAAGGTTTACTTCTAAGCGTGACCATGAGCGATCGCCACATTCGACGACCATTGAACAGCGAAATGACGCTGGCAACAAGAATGCTGACGAAATCCGAACGGAAAATGAACGTGGCGACGATGCCGCGGAGAGAAAGGGAATTCTGGGAATCGGTGGGAAGGAAATGGGAGATACTCGAAATGCTTCGACAAATGTCTATAATAGTATTACGAGAAAAGAATGGAGAAGGCTGAAAAGAGGCTCCACTCGGCGTAACCGGTTTTATGCTACTAACGGCGACTTAGCAAAAGGAGAGTGTAAGGAGACACCGACGATTAACCGTAATCGCGATTGTGTAAATCGAACGAGGCACAATAACGAAAGCGAAGATAAGGAGTGGAAGGTCGAATGTAGCGTTACCTCGACCACCAGTGACGAAAAGGCAGGAATCAGACGCTCGAAGTACTCGAGATCTGATAAGAACTCGAAGCACACGATATCAGATAGTGGCGAGTATGCAGACGGATCCGATAACTTGGCAAACGTTAATATTAGTGTCACGGACCAGGACAGATTGTCGGTGACTTCGATAACTTTCATGAGCCGACTGAATAATACACTCTCGACAAAGAGACGGTATGGGAGAAGAGGACCAAGGAGAAATCGCCGGACACCACTAGCGAAAGGCTTTCGACGAATTCTGGGGACTGAAGATCAAGTAGCTAAACGATCGGCGTCTAACAAGCCATTGAAATTGGAACGTACCGCGAACGATCGGAATGAAAATTTTCCGACGGAGGCGTGCGATACTTTGCCtcgcttcgattttaataatagTAAGGAATCAGGTCAGGTCGAAAATTTGATTAATACGGGTAAGAATTCTaacacgaggaagacgaggaggtcCTATAGGCCGAGGCATAGAATGTATTAA